A segment of the Rhizobium leguminosarum bv. trifolii WSM1325 genome:
GATGGCCGAGACCGAGCTGACGCGCCGCCTTGCCGATACGCAGGCCGCCGTCATCATGAAGGTCGGCCGCAACCTGCCGAAGATCCGCCGGGCGCTGGCGGCGGCCGGGCGGCTTGCGGAGGCCGTCTATGTCGAGCGCGGCACCATGGCGAATGCGGCGATGGAAAAGCTTGCCGACAGGACCGACGTCGACGCGCCGTATTTTTCGCTGGTGCTGGTGCCGGGCTGGGAGGGCAGCCGATGAGCGGCAGGCTTTTCGTGATCGGCACCGGTCCCGGCAACCCCGAGCAGATGACGCCGGAAGCGCTGGCTGCTGTCGATGCGGCGACGGATTTCTTCGGTTACGGACCTTATCTCGACAGGCTGCAGCTCCGCCACGATCAGCTGCGGCATGCCTCGGACAATCGCGAGGAGCTCGACAGGGCAGGGGCGGCCCTCGCCATGGCAGCCGATGGCGCCAAGGTCTGCGTCGTCTCCGGCGGCGACCCTGGCGTCTTCGCCATGGCTGCCGCGGTCTGCGAGGCGATCGAGAACGGGCCGGCCGCCTGGCGCGCGGTCGATCTCGTCATCCTGCCCGGCATCACGGCGATGCTGGCAGTGGCGGCAAGAGCAGGCGCACCGCTTGGCCACGATTTCTGCGCCATCTCCCTGTCTGACAACCTAAAGCCTTGGAGTATAATAGAAAACCGTCTTGCGTTGGCGGCAAAGGCAGGTTTTGTCATCGCGCTCTACAATCCGATCAGCCGGGCACGGCCCTGGCAGCTCGGCGAAGCCTTCAAGCTGTTGCGTGACCATCTGCCTGCAGCAACACCGGTTATTTTCGGGCGCGCGGCCGGGCGGCCGGACGAACGCATCGCCGTCCAGCAGCTGGCGCAGGCAGATGCGTCGATTGCCGATATGGCGACCTGCATCATCATCGGCTCGGCCGAGACGCGCATTGTCACACGGCCAGGCCGGCTGGACCTCGTCTATACGCCGCGGTTCATGGCGGGGGGAAACAGGTG
Coding sequences within it:
- a CDS encoding precorrin-3B C17-methyltransferase (KEGG: rec:RHECIAT_PA0000375 precorrin-3B C17-methyltransferase protein~TIGRFAM: precorrin-3B C17-methyltransferase~PFAM: Uroporphyrin-III C/tetrapyrrole (Corrin/Porphyrin) methyltransferase); its protein translation is MSGRLFVIGTGPGNPEQMTPEALAAVDAATDFFGYGPYLDRLQLRHDQLRHASDNREELDRAGAALAMAADGAKVCVVSGGDPGVFAMAAAVCEAIENGPAAWRAVDLVILPGITAMLAVAARAGAPLGHDFCAISLSDNLKPWSIIENRLALAAKAGFVIALYNPISRARPWQLGEAFKLLRDHLPAATPVIFGRAAGRPDERIAVQQLAQADASIADMATCIIIGSAETRIVTRPGRLDLVYTPRFMAGGNR